ggacagacggacacacGGACAGGTGGGGCTGAAGGAGGCCCCGCTCCCTAAGCCCCCCCGCTGGAAACACCCCCCCAGGGCCTCCCCACGGAGCCCCTCTCGATACGTATCTGGTGGTCCCACcgaaaaatgaaaaaaaaaaaaaaaaaaaaaaaaggaaaaaaagcacctccccaaaccccttccCACCTCGTCTCGCCCCGGTTTGGTGGCGGTAAGGCACAGTCCgagcgcggggccgcgggggtcctgctgcccggggggggggggctcagcgtCCCGGCGAGCCCTTGTcgggcagcagcccctggcGCCGGGCGTGCTCCAGGACGGCGGTGTAGCAGAAGTAATACTGCTCGGGCGTCTGGATGCTGAAGGCTCGCTGCGTCCGCATGCGCAGCACCGTCTGCTGGATGTCCAGCGTGCCCAcgtcctgcagctgggacaggCAGATGTCCAGCGCGCAGAAGGTACCTGGGGACAGCACCGGTGTCACCTCCTCGGCCACCACGCCGTGCCTCCGTGTCCCCTGCCCTCGGCCCCCTTACCTGTCCGGCCGATGCCGGCGCTGCAGTGCACCACGAGCGGGGGGCCCCCGGGGTGCCCCTTGAAGCGCGGCCCCAAGGCGCTCACGGCcaccctctgctgctgcttcactgCCCCCAAAAAGTCGATGAGGGTGGCGGCCGAGGAGGGGACGCCGTAATCCGGCCAGCTCAGGTACTGGAAGTGGGAGAGCAGCCGCCGCTCCTTGCCCTGGGGGCGAGCGGGGGGTTAGTGCCTGGCCCCTCCCGGGGGGGTCTCGGCGGGCGGTGGGCACGCACCTCGGAGCTGTGGATCTCCAGGATGGTTTTCTTGTAGTGGCCGAGGTTCTCCACGCCCAGGTTGGTGACGGTCAGGGCCCCGAAGGACATGTGGGAGTCCTTCTCCAGGGGCCAGTACTGGCCGCACTTCCTCCTGCCGCCCTCCTCCAGCCTGGCGAGGGGAGAGGTGACAGTGGTGACGACCCCCGGCCCTGTtctggggacccccagggggCCAAAAGGTCCCTGCCCAGTGCTCCCTGGTGGGGACGGCCCCAAAACCAGACCCAGGGCTGCCCGGGGAAGGGCAGGCACACCGGGATGTCGCTGGCTCTTCCCCAGGCAGTGACATTTTGGGGGTGTCCCCTCCACCTGGGGTGCACAGCGCTGCCCCCCAGGCGCGACGGCAGCTGGTCCCGCACCAAACCCGCTCATTTTGCCAGGAAAACCGGGGCTGTGCCACTCACCGGGTCGTCATCACGATGACCAGGACGTTCTGCTCCCACACCATGCGCCAGAAGTCCCCGTAGGTGTTCTCCAGGGGCCCTGCAGGGACGGCCCCGCGCATCAGGACGGGGGGCTCGGGTAACCccacacccccagggacggccGCGGGTGCCCACCGGAGGAAGACGGAGCCCGTGGAGACGCCCAGACCCCAAATAACCCCGTGGCACCCCCTCACCCTGCGTCCCGATGTAGGTGTTGCGCTGCTTGTAGCCGTCCATGAAGCTGGCGTTGATGTAGTCGGTCAGCTGCGGGGACAAACACCCAAGGTGGGGCGGACGAAGCCTCTCCAACCCCATAAGAACACCCGCTGGTGCAGGGGGGAGACACGGGTTTGGGAAGAGGGGCACGGGGTCGGGGCCGCTGGGTGTCTGGGGAGGCAGCGGCGGGAtgggacggggacgggaccCTGAGGCTGGCTCACCTCCGGGCGGCTGTAGGGCTTGGCCAGCTTGACGCGGGTCTGGTCCAGGCAGGGCACGTCCCCGTAGCGGTTCTTCTCCTGGTTGTAGGGCGCCCTGCGGGGCACGGGAGAGCCCAAAGGGCAGCGAGGGAACGGCAGCGGCCCCCGGCACCCGGCGCCCGCAGCCGGGGCTCTGCTGCCATCGCCTGGCCGGAGCCTCGGGAAGCGGCGTCCCCAGCGCgagcgtccccgtccccgccgagcccccgcagccccccggggaccccgaCCCTGCCCGCCCGACTCACAAGGAGCAGGAGAAGGTCCCGACGGGGCTCCTGCGCCGGATCTCCTCGTACTCCTCGTAGATGCCGCGCTTCTGCTTGCGGCCGACGTGCTCCAGCAGCTCGGGCAGCGTGACCGACCTGGGGCCGGGGACGTGCACGGAGCCGTTGTCCTTGGGGGCCACCAGCGGCACCAGGATGAGCTCGTCCAGGGGGTCGGGGTGGCCGTTCTGCTGCGGCAGGAACCGGCAGTTCCAGCTCAGGGGGTCCAGCTTGAGGCAGCCGCCCAGGGTCTCGGGCAGGCACTCGCGGGGCAGGTGCTCCTTCAGCTCCGACATCTTCACCATCTGCACCTGCGGGACGGGCAGGGCTGGCCGGCGGCCTCGCAAACAGCCCGGCCACGGAGCCAGCGGGgtttcgcccccccccccagttcccaaTCTTTGAGCCCAGCTCCTCCCAAAAGCAGGGGGGGAAAGCCCAgccgcgggggcggggggctgggaTCGGCGGCAGCGCCGATGCtcggggggttttggggtacGAGCACGCTTCGGGAGAGGGAATTTAAGCTCCCCTTTTCCTCCCGCGGGCTCAGAAGacatttcctctccctttcgGCATTTCTGTCTccacctgctgctggcagcatcGCTGCGGAGGCCGGAGCTGCAGGTGATTtcgggaggggagcaggggtaggaaatGGGCTAAGAAGCCAGCAGcgggctgcaggagcctggaCGTCCCCGAATCACACCCAGCAGGACGGGGCCGGCGGCCACACAACCCCATCCCCTTTGGGAACAGCCTCGAAACGCGCGGGGCGCGCAGCCTCCGGGaggaaaatgggaggaaaaCGGGAGGAAAAGGGGCACAGACGGGGCACGGGACCCCCGTGAAGGCGGggggctgggctgcagagccCCCGGGACACGCTCACCCTCTCGCGCAGCTTCTCCTTGAGCAGCAGGCTGATGATGGAGTAGGGCACGCGGAACCACATGGGCGCTCCCACGATGAAAACCTTCTTCAGCCGCGCCGGGAAGGCTCCCTGCGGGCGGTAAAAACGCACCGGGACGGGGTCGGGTCCATGGCGTGGCACCAAACGCCCCTACCCCCAGCGTGTCCCCACCGAGGGGACAACCAGCGGGCCCCCGAagcagcccgcagccccctgcagcagggATTTGGGCGCTGCTGCTTGCTGgtggctccttttttttttctttttttccggGGAAGGGAGGAGGCACGAAATGCCAGTgcgattaaaaaaataatttgcatctGTTTCCGCGCAAGCATTGCCAGCAGCTGCACGAGGAATCCGGCGCGTGGGGACAGCTgatcccctcctgccctccagccccgGCCGCCTGCACCCCAAATATTCCCCCGGGGGGCGCAGGCGGGGCTGGGACGGGGCCAGCGACCGCGTGGGGTGGGGAAATTGGCACGGAAAGCGCCCGGCGTCCCACGCGGAGCCGCTACCTTGAGCAGGTTGAGGATCTTCTTGCTGAGGTCCAGCTCGAAGTTGGTGTACTGCGAGCCGGCCATGTCGTAGATGAACACCAGCCCGTTCCTCTGCGTCTCGAaactgggcgggggggggaaaagaGCAGCATCAGCCACGCCACCCTCACCGCTCACCAGCTCCGGGATGATGCCCCCACAGCCACCGCCTGCCCAAAGCCCCCTTTAC
This Anser cygnoides isolate HZ-2024a breed goose chromosome 11, Taihu_goose_T2T_genome, whole genome shotgun sequence DNA region includes the following protein-coding sequences:
- the PTPN9 gene encoding tyrosine-protein phosphatase non-receptor type 9 isoform X2 is translated as MLDLRVPRGGRSWKSCGSGFRLRAVLQQALKATKQFLEEINKWTGQYNVSPLSWNVAVKFLMARKFDVLRAIELFHSYRETRLKEGIVKLKPHEEPLRSELLSGKFTILSVRDPSGASIALFTAKLHHPSRSVQHVVLQALFYLLDRAVESFETQRNGLVFIYDMAGSQYTNFELDLSKKILNLLKGAFPARLKKVFIVGAPMWFRVPYSIISLLLKEKLRERVQMVKMSELKEHLPRECLPETLGGCLKLDPLSWNCRFLPQQNGHPDPLDELILVPLVAPKDNGSVHVPGPRSVTLPELLEHVGRKQKRGIYEEYEEIRRRSPVGTFSCSLAPYNQEKNRYGDVPCLDQTRVKLAKPYSRPELTDYINASFMDGYKQRNTYIGTQGPLENTYGDFWRMVWEQNVLVIVMTTRLEEGGRRKCGQYWPLEKDSHMSFGALTVTNLGVENLGHYKKTILEIHSSEGKERRLLSHFQYLSWPDYGVPSSAATLIDFLGAVKQQQRVAVSALGPRFKGHPGGPPLVVHCSAGIGRTGTFCALDICLSQLQDVGTLDIQQTVLRMRTQRAFSIQTPEQYYFCYTAVLEHARRQGLLPDKGSPGR
- the PTPN9 gene encoding tyrosine-protein phosphatase non-receptor type 9 isoform X1 produces the protein MAAELSAEEEQATKQFLEEINKWTGQYNVSPLSWNVAVKFLMARKFDVLRAIELFHSYRETRLKEGIVKLKPHEEPLRSELLSGKFTILSVRDPSGASIALFTAKLHHPSRSVQHVVLQALFYLLDRAVESFETQRNGLVFIYDMAGSQYTNFELDLSKKILNLLKGAFPARLKKVFIVGAPMWFRVPYSIISLLLKEKLRERVQMVKMSELKEHLPRECLPETLGGCLKLDPLSWNCRFLPQQNGHPDPLDELILVPLVAPKDNGSVHVPGPRSVTLPELLEHVGRKQKRGIYEEYEEIRRRSPVGTFSCSLAPYNQEKNRYGDVPCLDQTRVKLAKPYSRPELTDYINASFMDGYKQRNTYIGTQGPLENTYGDFWRMVWEQNVLVIVMTTRLEEGGRRKCGQYWPLEKDSHMSFGALTVTNLGVENLGHYKKTILEIHSSEGKERRLLSHFQYLSWPDYGVPSSAATLIDFLGAVKQQQRVAVSALGPRFKGHPGGPPLVVHCSAGIGRTGTFCALDICLSQLQDVGTLDIQQTVLRMRTQRAFSIQTPEQYYFCYTAVLEHARRQGLLPDKGSPGR